The Podospora pseudocomata strain CBS 415.72m chromosome 1 map unlocalized CBS415.72m_1, whole genome shotgun sequence genome has a segment encoding these proteins:
- the RIM9 gene encoding regulator of ime2 (EggNog:ENOG503NVK9; COG:S), with translation MLRPATPLSVLLFAAFCLLLLSSLSAPIISAIPLGQWMGVDFGVFGFCNGGSCTAIEIGYDVQQLSADGFDIPAGTRTTLTTLLVIHPVAALLTLIMFVLAVVAHLHSPAHSGRYLLALFIFGIFTFLVCLLSFLVDVLLFVPHMAWGSYIVLAATVLVAISGLVSCAMRRTIVSRKARKQRIAENAEMSGENYYNRQLQQAPPVSTSPAPQPPTVPMLSGANGRPDALPEFASFEKRDDRSSDERVPLTSMSPTDRSPNNNYATDGSTTYVNDTGPNPSDITAQRSMTNTPGSRGYADPSPGPDGYPMRAPSYERMNSRGRGGGPPGGYRGRGGYPGPGRGGYNGYGPSPGGGRGGYGGPQGRGGHGTPPSVRGGYGPPPPRGGGGRPLPPSYRGTPGPYDRRPSPAGPYGPGPVPYDARQPSPGPPSAPGYVSRSASNVSAGGYNAYNPNNRDSLPRAESPPPLPGIDDGIPTQAVEMDATGSNRGVGQYGIRDSDSDVAGMLAMQQARLSPGARHDTYVSDASRYSQDDTAYVPPRQAWNQNPVRTPSPLTAVSTRPPVDLRGGPGPSLQPPQQQQANPGLRPAPSEYYEDVDPRFAEPAPLAASNSPRPRTPPLQPLQLANSYEDIPQGARSPAESERSNFTSISQRGINPRWQPPPEMPQMIPRRPVGNNGPRPADLLLNSNPDFELPTRGGGNPR, from the exons ATGCTGCGACCTGCGACACCGTTGTCGGTGCTTCTCTTCGCGGCATTCTGTCTACTGCTCCTCTCGTCTTTGTCGGCTCCGATTATCAGCGCTATTCCGCTGGGTCAGTGGATGGGCGTTGACTTTGGAGTTTTTGGTTTCTGCAATGGCGGGAGCTGCACCGCTATAGAGATCGGCTACGATGTTC AACAACTCAGCGCTGATGGCTTTGACATCCCCGCGGGGACGCGAACTACCCTGACCACTCTTCTCGTCATCCACCCGGTCGCCGCGCTTCTGACACTGATCATGTTCGTCTTGGCTGTGGTTGCCCACTTGCATAGCCCGGCTCACTCGGGTCGATACCTGTTAGCCTTGTTCATCTTTGGCATCTTCACCTTCCTGGTTTGCCTCTTGAGCTTCCTGGTCGATGTGCTCCTCTTCGTGCCGCACATGGCGTGGGGGTCCTACATCGTTCTGGCTGCTACCGTTTTGGTTGCCATCAGCGGGCTGGTTTCGTGTGCTATGCGTAGGACGATCGTTAGCAGAAAGGCCAGGAAGCAGCGCATCGCTGAAAATGCAGAGATGAGTGGAGAGAACTACTATAATCGGCAGTTGCAACAGGCTCCTCCTGTGTCCACTAGCCCTGCACCCCAGCCGCCTACTGTCCCGATGCTCAGCGGTGCCAACGGAAGACCAGACGCCCTCCCCGAATTTGCTTCATTCGAGAAGAGGGATGATCGAAGCAGTGATGAGAGGGTGCCGCTCACCTCGATGAGCCCGACTGACCGatccccaaacaacaactACGCGACAGATGGCTCGACCACTTATGTCAACGATACAGGTCCTAATCCGTCGGACATCACGGCACAAAGGTCCATGACCAACACCCCGGGTTCGCGAGGTTATGCTGATCCCTCGCCTGGTCCTGACGGGTATCCTATGAGGGCACCATCTTACGAACGGATGAATTCGAGAGGGAGAGGCGGAGGTCCTCCAGGAGGCTACAGAGGTCGCGGAGGATACCCGGGGCCCGGCAGGGGTGGTTACAATGGATATGGGCCATCACCAGGAGGAGGGCGCGGGGGGTATGGCGGTCCGCAGGGCCGTGGTGGTCACGGCACTCCGCCGAGTGTCAGGGGTGGGTAtggtccaccaccaccccgtggtggcggtggacGGCCTCTTCCGCCAAGCTATCGGGGAACTCCCGGGCCTTACGACAGaagaccatcaccagcagGTCCATACGGGCCCGGGCCAGTCCCATATGATGCCCGGCAGCCATCACCAGGTCCGCCGTCCGCGCCTGGATATGTCAGCAGATCGGCCTCAAATGTGTCGGCTGGAGGATACAATGCttacaaccccaacaaccgcGACAGCCTTCCCAGGGCAGAgtcgccaccaccgctcccAGGAATCGACGATGGCATTCCCACCCAGGCCGTGGAGATGGATGCGACGGGTAGTAACCGTGGCGTGGGACAATATGGAATCCGGGATAGCGATTCCGATGTTGCGGGTATGCTAGCCATGCAGCAGGCGAGGTTATCACCAGGGGCGAGACATGACACGTATGTCAGCGACGCCAGCAGATATAGCCAGGATGA CACCGCATATGTCCCCCCTAGGCAAGCCTGGAATCAGAATCCGGTCAGGACCCCGTCACCACTTACAGCTGTTTCCACCCGGCCACCTGTTGATCTCAGGGGCGGTCCTGGCCCTAgcctccaacctccacaacagcagcaagcaaaCCCAGGGCTAAGACCGGCCCCTAGTGAGTACTACGAGGATGTGGACCCTCGCTTCGCGGAGCCTGCGCCTCTCGCAGCTAGTAATTCACCCCGGCCAAGAACACCTCCTCTGCAGCCTCTACAGTTGGCTAACTCATACGAGGACATTCCCCAGGGCGCCCGCAGCCCGGCCGAATCTGAGCGGTCTAACTTCACGTCTATTTCGCAGCGCGGGATCAACCCTCGGTGGCAGCCACCACCAGAGATGCCGCAAATGATACCCCGGCGACCAGTTGGGAATAACGGTCCCCGCCCTGCCGATCTACTTCTTAATTCCAATCCAGACTTTGAACTACCCACGCGAGGAGGGGGTAATCCGAGATGA
- a CDS encoding uncharacterized protein (EggNog:ENOG503NWUW; COG:S), translating into MWRHGLAGSTAGSRLRLSATITRTRTTIASAQPLRLPRPWRTIVTSPSHRRPLHPSSGPFEPLRPPSPSSLGAPRVARSYPRAEKYLRRLLIISALLGAGYLVDSQIYASGIARSLRTFGTGLLVAADYKLNFRPHPIPLIGSKSGIPELHRRSAERMSDLLRHNGGLYLKIGQAIAMQSAVLPPEFQKMFARMFDDAPQDKWELVEKVIRDDFGGRSVEEVFGVDFTGRDESKGVMEKTARASASVAQVHWARLPDGREVAVKIQKPEIERQIGWDLWAFKVVMRVYTWWFDLPMYSMVPFVSERLKLETDFENEARNSEVMRELINDEPALRGRVYIPPVYRELSSKRVLTTEWIEGVRFNDKSDLTRPWRGGHGNYSPGVHGEQLPSPDMPSLRAALRQNPDRQRLKPERSSWRGPNLTGGLGVSPKDVMTTIVDLFSAQIFKFGVVHCDPHPGNMFVRRLPNGKPELVLIDHGLYVYMSDQFRHDYASFWKALMTFDNAKIVQIASGWGVKGAEMFASATLMRPYEGGENKVQKEFLKAMKARSPSERNYEMQRRMKQGIRDMLADEEKWPKELIFISRNMRIVQANNANMGSPVNRIKIMGVWASRSLWQDKGLGWRERVGNAWRHLLFKGVLWASDAVWWFFRVKQLLGRGGGMEDEVEVKMREMAREMGIELQHDVFAG; encoded by the exons ATGTGGCGCCATGGCCTCGCCGGCAGCACAGCCGGCAGCCGCCTCCGTCTGTCCGCCACCATTACGAGAACAAGAACGACAATAGCCTCAGCTCAGCCACTGCGCTTGCCACGCCCTTGGCGAACAATCgtcacctcaccatcacatcgccgacccctccacccctcatCCGGTCCCTTCGAGCCCCTccgacccccctccccctcctcgctcgGCGCCCCCCGGGTCGCGAGATCGTACCCCCGGGCCGAAAAAtacctccgccgcctcctcatcatctctgcgctcctcggcgccggctATCTAGTAGACTCCCAAATCTACGCCTCCGGCATAGCCCGCTCCCTCCGCACCTTTGGCACCGGCCTCCTAGTAGCAGCCGACTACAAGCTCAACTTCCGGCCTCACCCCATCCCTCTAATCGGCTCGAAATCCGGCATCCCCGAGCTCCACCGCCGCAGCGCGGAGCGCATGTCCGACTTGCTACGGCACAATGGCGGGCTGTACCTCAAGATCGGGCAGGCAATCGCCATGCAGAGTGCTGTCTTGCCGCCGGAGTTCCAGAAGATGTTCGCGAGGATGTTTGATGATGCGCCGCAGGATAagtgggagctggtggagaaggtgattAGGGATGATTTTGGGGGCAGGTCGGTagaggaggtttttggggtGGATTTCACGGGGCGGGATGAGAGCAAAGGTGTTATGGAGAAGACTGCGAGGGCGAGCGCGAGTGTGGCGCAGGTTCATTGGGCGAGGTTGccggatgggagggaggtggcggtcAAAATTCAGAAGCCCGAGATTGAGAGGCAGATTGGGTGGGATCTGTGGGCTTTCAA GGTCGTGATGAGGGTATACACCTGGTGGTTCGACCTGCCAATGTACTCCATGGTCCCCTTTGTCAGCGAGCGACTGAAACTCGAAACCGACTTTGAAAACGAAGCCCGCAACTCGGAAGTCATGCGTGAGCTCATCAACGACGAGCCCGCTCTCAGGGGAAGAGTTTACATCCCCCCGGTATACCGCGAACTGTCCTCCAAGCGTGTCCTCACGACCGAATGGATCGAGGGCGTCCGGTTCAACGACAAGTCCGACCTCACCCGCCCCTGGCGAGGCGGTCACGGGAACTACTCCCCAGGCGTCCACGGCGAGCAGCTCCCTTCTCCAGACATGCCCTCCCTCCGCGCCGCCCTCCGCCAGAACCCAGACCGGCAACGGCTCAAACCCGAGCGCAGCTCCTGGCGCGGAcccaacctcaccggcgGGCTAGGCGTCTCCCCCAAGGACGTAATGACCACCATCGTTGATCTATTCTCGGCTCAAATTTTCAAGTTCGGCGTCGTCCACTGCGACCCTCACCCAGGCAACATGTTTGTCCGCCGGCTCCCCAACGGAAAGCCAGAGCTGGTCCTCATCGATCACGGGTTATACGTCTACATGTCTGACCAGTTCAGGCACGACTACGCCTCCTTCTGGAAGGCCCTCATGACGTTTGACAACGCCAAGATCGTCCAGATCGCATCGGGTTGGGGGGTGAAAGGCGCGGAGATGTTTGCCTCGGCCACACTGATGCGGCCGTACGAAGGAGGCGAAAACAAGGTTCAGAAGGAGTTCCTCAAGGCCATGAAGGCCAGGTCGCCGAGCGAGAGGAATTACGAGatgcagaggaggatgaaaCAGGGAATAAGGGACATGCTcgccgacgaggagaagTGGCCGAAGGAGTTGATCTTTATCAGCAGAAACATGAGGATTGTGCAagccaacaacgccaacATGGGGAGCCCCGTGAACAGGATCAAGATCATGGGAGTCTGGGCCAGCAGGAGTTTGTGGCAGGATAaagggttggggtggagggagagggtgggaaaTGCGTGGAGGCATTTGCTTTTCAAAGGGGTTTTGTGGGCGAGCGATGCCGTCTGGTGGTTCTTTCGGGTGAAGcagctgctggggaggggaggggggatggaggacgaggtggaggtgaagatgagggagatggcgagggagatggggattgAGTTGCAGCATGATGTTTTCGCGGGgtga
- a CDS encoding uncharacterized protein (COG:D; EggNog:ENOG503Q4NT) encodes MSHPIRRSSLGGMLLRRSKSADLKKQQKLAREQELQRQRDAVSKSPPRLPVLYNGAPAPQLGLGGEARPDSIAIVSGRAGYAPAPSAGPPADAAAFATPAPRPSVEPARSNFSIPPPPIPNGGFDPYAGTGSMAHRGRYSYASSAMSTINSPRRVRRRKDPTPFNILVIGTSNSGKSSFLEFLKAALALPAKKRSKSTIEHEEIPKPPPSGNFIPHYLETEIDNERIGLTLWDSEGLEKNVVDLQLREMSGFLESKFEETFAEEMKVVRAPGVQDTHIHAVFLVLDPARLDRNVAAAKAAGANGHVSGGKHSPHARILGSLDEDLDLQVLRTLQGKTAVIPVIAKADTITTKHMNVLKRSVWDSLKKANLDPLEALGLDADDDESTPDSSKILEEDEDEEEHPSSNSEAEGSTDGQSLPIQGQSPSPNSKRLSNGSVRRSKTEDTLKDDEVPFFPMSIISPDIYEPEVVGRQFPWGFADPYNEEHCDFVRLKEAVFSEWRGELRELSREQWYEGWRTSRLKQRDGAKLRR; translated from the exons ATGTCCCATCCCATTCGTCGCTCTAGCCTCGGTGGAATGTTGTTGCGTCGCAGCAAGAGCGCCgacttgaagaagcagcagaagctGGCTCGGGAGCAGGAGCTCCAGCGCCAGCGCGATGCTGTTTCCAAGTCCCCGCCACGCCTGCCGGTCTTGTACAATGGCGCCCCTGCGCCTCAGTTAGgtctcggtggtgaggccCGCCCCGACTCGATCGCTATCGTTTCTGGCAGAGCCGGGTatgctcctgctccctcGGCCGGCCCCCCCGCCGACGCCGCTGCTTTCGCTACTCCTGCCCCACGCCCTTCCGTGGAGCCAGCTCGCTCGAACTTCagcatcccccctcctcctattCCCAACGGTGGCTTCGACCCTTACGCTGGCACTGGGAGCATGGCACATCGCGGTCGCTACAGTTATGCCAGCAGCGCCATGAGTACCATCAACAGCCCCAGAAGagtcaggaggaggaaagatcCTACTCCTTTCAA CATTCTCGTCATTGGTACCTCCAATTCCGGCAAGTCATCGTTTCTCGAGTTCCTCAAGGCCGCACTTGCTCTCCCGGCCAAGAAGCGCTCCAAAAGCACCATCGAGCACGAAGAGATCCCCAAGCCACCGCCGTCCGGAAACTTCATTCCCCATTACTTGGAGACCGAAATCGACAATGAGCGTATTGGTTTGACCCTGTGGGACTCGGAAGGGCTGGAGAAGAATGTGGTGGACTTGCAGCTCCGAGAGATGTCGGGCTTCCTCGAGAGCAAATTCGAGGAGACGTTTGccgaggagatgaaggttgTGAGAGCCCCTGGTGTACAAGATACCCACATTCATGCCGTCTTCCTGGTCCTCGACCCGGCACGACTCGACCGGAATGTCGCCGCGGCCAAGGCAGCCGGCGCCAACGGTCACGTCAGCGGCGGCAAGCATTCTCCCCATGCACGCATCTTGGGCAGCCTTGACGAGGACCTCGATCTCCAGGTGCTCCGAACTCTTCAGGGCAAGACCGCTGTCATTCCAGTCATTGCCAAAGCcgacaccatcacaaccaagCACATGAATGTGCTTAAGAGGTCGGTCTGGGACAGTCTCAAGAAAGCCAATCTCGATCCCCTGGAGGCTCTAGGCTTGGAtgccgatgacgacgagtCAACTCCTGATTCGAGCAAGATtctcgaggaagacgaggatgaagaagagcatCCATCATCGAACAGCGAGGCTGAGGGAAGCACGGACGGCCAAAGCCTACCTATTCAGGGACAGAGCCCGTCTCCCAACTCCAAGAGGTTATCCAATGGCTCCGTCCGCCGAAGCAAGACAGAAGACACCCTAAAGGACGACGAAgtgcccttcttccccatgTCGATAATCAGTCCTGACATCTACGAACCCGAAGTGGTCGGACGCCAGTTCCCATGGGGCTTTGCCGACCCATACAATGAGGAACACTGCGACTTTGTTCGTCTGAAGGAGGCTGTGTTCAGCGAGTGGCGCGGCGAACTTCGCGAGCTCAGCAGGGAACAATGGTACGAGGGCTGGAGAACCAGTAGGCTCAAACAACGAGATGGGGCGAAGCTTCGCAGATAG
- a CDS encoding uncharacterized protein (EggNog:ENOG503PF3A) translates to MDVASSCSKISMTAAADVEAKKQPTYTTVGSIYNPSAAAPIQAPTRRPRIRRFPQPPESPLGDPFDFTDPLRALLKEKSPPSPPTTAAVLKQYTPLQQNYDRALSPINEQEYLAMTMPPQFRRSEIPSPLSSTTSDIGFGRDRPTVNPAGLPSTASSGPPRPLTAGPPGVRQFKRNGFDPTTSSARIGRLESQNETSAARPLFPIGHQTKPSIIRQPFQAGVNYMALRDGDIRGHDAEHPSQLLQHNLSGNYGSTAQQSRASPDLRRSSSSTPFRPSDLDPKKGPVHDTLPPEKAMEYFPAGFPSNYDGQYTPRQAVPLKSSPLDQEAQKQTQNQLDKQDQQIHDPTNGRVQRPIGAIGAERERRRNAIDKAVSRKLDNEDTTKMDSNEYAKPLLDRTYDALLKYRDSGRSACPSNGWHPHFAEPDESLFDHSPEGNNSFFDDPRMEAPKKKKVAKPTRKLGY, encoded by the exons ATGGATGTAGCTTCATCGTGTTCCAAGATCTCCATGACCGCAGCTGCAGACGTGGAAGCCAAGAAGCAACCAACCTACACCACGGTGGGTTCCATTTACAACCCCAGCGCAGCAGCCCCCATTCAGGCGCCCACCAGACGGCCAAGAATTAGGAGattcccccaacccccggaGTCCCCTTTAGGAGACCCGTTCGACTTCACAGATCCCTTGAGGGCCCTTCTGAAGGAGAAATCACCTCCGTCTCCGCCTACTACGGCCGCCGTGCTGAAGCAGTATACGCCTCTCCAGCAGAATTACGATCGTGCCCTCAGTCCCATCAACGAACAGGAGTACCTCGCTATGACGATGCCTCCTCAATTTCG TCGTTCTGAGATACCGTCTCCTCTATCTTCTACCACGTCTGACATTGGATTTGGAAGAGATAGGCCCACAGTCAACCCTGCTGGTCTTCCTTCCACTGCTTCATCCGGACCCCCTCGGCCACTGACGGCAGGGCCTCCAGGCGTGCGTCAGTTCAAGCGGAATGGTTTTGatccaacaacctcttctgcGCGCATCGGCCGTTTGGAAAGCCAAAACGAAACTTCCGCGGCCCGTCCCCTCTTTCCAATCGGGCACCAGACTAAACCTTCCATCATCAGACAGCCTTTTCAGGCTGGCGTCAACTACATGGCTCTCCGTGATGGAGACATCAGGGGGCATGATGCAGAGCATCCGAGCCAGCTGCTTCAGCACAATTTGTCTGGGAATTACGGTTCAACTGCCCAGCAGTCGCGCGCCTCCCCCGACTTGCGGCGATCTTCTTCGAGCACCCCATTTCGACCAAGTGACCTGGACCCAAAGAAAGGCCCTGTGCACGATACTCTTCCTCCCGAAAAGGCAATGGAGTACTTTCCAGCAGGCTTCCCGTCCAACTATGATGGGCAGTACACCCCTCGTCAGGCGGTGCCTTTAAAATCTTCCCCTTTGGACCAAGAAGCGCAAAAGCAGACACAAAATCAGTTGGACAAACAGGACCAGCAGATACATGATCCAACGAATGGCCGCGTGCAGAGACCAATTGGAGCCATCGGTGCCGAGCGTGAGCGACGCCGGAACGCCATCGACAAAGCTGTTTCTCGCAAGCTCGACAACGAGGACACCACCAAGATGGACAGCAATGAGTATGCGAAGCCTCTGTTGGACAGGACCTATGATGCTCTCCTGAAGTATCGGGATTCCGGAAGGTCGGCTTGCCCGTCAAATGGCTGGCATCCACATTTTGCAGAGCCAGACGAGTCGCTGTTTGACCACTCGCCCGAGGGCAACAACAGCTTCTTTGACGATCCTAGGATGGAGGCtcccaaaaagaagaaagttGCCAAGCCCACCCGAAAACTCGGATACTGA
- a CDS encoding uncharacterized protein (COG:S; EggNog:ENOG503NVCT), producing MPSTKDWEGDGSVATEEPVSRDSVKRHRSSRTTSERKDRDRDRDRDRDRDRDRDYRERDRERDVDRERAPRDKSRYRDKERDRDRERERERERERDRDRDVERDRYREDKDSSLSSSTHRRHHSTRSSKRPTDSEGLLYTSRSHSHRQRRSRGDMDKDEPGSKSAAAGSMTELVPELARGLGERVSFPYPSVNKNYSKEALYSKEDVSTPARRTDPPTPEPTDLGSSEMKRSKSTNSPGITRQKSTRQQSRQDDRPPSPPETDLSDPKKRSGTPSSQQEDDRPGSRDSYVSRAASKHESKSKLSRASSQATFVLRAAPSTRQSKMEGSEITNPSTVDSDATQVLPRRTQSTRPRVETDSSPESAVDSSPKTPMHTQNFPPPPPPVLPGEKDHYATSDVNHYATSDVHDNNHYSTSDLPTPSATPAIHPTGAVPPPPPPPPPPASIDPQDVPRVDYLMQNGGLPQPVPRQFLSVLPRQNGTRPSNPPLQGAETLFAPFFNLLNQYQTVINGNGSVAVATGHRTVARRLLDRLENVFNRDLPPHGCNCVMCERSDEVNRGLGWGEVLERVSGRVELPPWPPFDFSMLAGKAVEELADVPPRPSSPVKMDPDIAEEFREHYLRQTQRVKMAVDKWMVNCEKTPAPPPTEVDDETLSFAILTNLETDERPYFNAFLTGSRELQPANRAPTPARKSRNDFVVKAGLSLQRLYRLPVAPRDAEAAVYLVRNPGCWHDLLVTISEITSSEWEILISGRFDGFLWSGAEDDGIPFGEGPSRLTTPASNMPSRLMSPGVRGGMSRTTTPFGGVGGPMSRNATPFGGFSRGPTPASFISGVSAASSSYPSNRASITHDEETEIACLAELEREIFNGMEALEDAFEKLHEQAMGVRDALRRRGAALSMSLQQRRGGLGMRGIDVLPLSGSSGVYDRPGWADDESVDGADSEWGADEMSELAPDDSASQISSNRMRRPKRRRERATPGVIEEEDEQ from the coding sequence ATGCCATCCACTAAAGACTGGGAAGGCGACGGCTCCGTCGCAACTGAAGAGCCTGTATCGCGCGACTCGGTGAAGAGACACAGATCCTCCAGGACGACTTCGGAGCGAAAGGACCGAGATCGAGACAGAGATCGAGACAGAGACCGTGACCGAGATCGAGACTACCGCGAGCGCGACAGAGAAAGGGATGTAGATCGGGAGAGGGCGCCGAGGGACAAGTCGAGATACAGAGATAAGGAGCGGGATAGAGAccgggagagggagagggagagggagagggagagggacaGAGATCGGGACGTCGAAAGGGATCGGTACAGAGAGGACAAGGATTCGTCGCTCTCGTCGTCGACGCACCGCCGGCACCACTCGACGAGGTCCTCCAAGAGGCCCACCGACAGCGAGGGCTTGCTTTACACTTCGCGATCGCATTCCCACCGTCAGCGCCGGTCAAGAGGAGATATGGACAAGGACGAGCCCGGTAGCAAGTCGGCGGCTGCCGGCTCAATGACTGAGCTGGTGCCCGAGTTGGCGAGAGGATTGGGTGAGCGGGTGAGCTTTCCGTACCCTTCAGTCAACAAGAATTACAGCAAGGAGGCTCTGTACAGCAAAGAGGATGTCTCGACTCCGGCTAGACGGACGGACCCCCCCACTCCCGAGCCCACCGATCTCGGTAGCAGCGAGATGAAGCGGTCCAAGTCAACAAACTCGCCTGGGATTACCCGACAAAAGTCGACCAGACAACAGTCGCGTCAGGACGATAGACCCCCTTCACCGCCCGAGACAGACCTGTCAGACCCAAAGAAGAGGTCCGGCACTCCATCTTCGCAGCAGGAAGATGACAGGCCAGGGTCGAGAGACTCGTATGTGTCGAGAGCGGCTTCGAAGCACGAGTCAAAGTCGAAGCTGTCGAGGGCTTCCAGCCAGGCCACATTCGTGTTGCGAGCAGCTCCGTCTACAAGACAGtccaagatggagggttCAGAAATCACGAATCCTTCGACTGTGGATTCGGATGCCACACAAGTCCTCCCTAGACGAACTCAATCGACCAGGCCTCGGGTTGAGACCGACTCATCCCCCGAGTCTGCGGTTGATTCTTCTCCCAAGACTCCAATGCATACACAGAACTttcctccgccgccaccacccgtGTTGCCCGGCGAGAAGGATCATTATGCTACTTCTGACGTCAACCACTATGCCACCTCTGATGTTCATGACAATAACCACTACAGCACCTCCGATCTGCCTACCCCTTCGGCGACTCCGGCGATACATCCCACCGGCGCCgttcctccaccccctcccccgcctccaccgccggcgtCTATCGATCCTCAGGATGTTCCGAGGGTTGACTATCTCATGCAGAATGGTGGTCTCCCGCAGCCAGTACCAAGGCAGTTTCTTTCGGTACTGCCACGGCAAAATGGCACGCGaccctccaacccacccctccaaggTGCCGAGACGCTCTTCGCGCcgttcttcaacctcctcaaccagtACCAGACGGTAATCAACGGCAATGGGTCGGTCGCTGTCGCCACGGGACACAGAACAGTGGCCCGTCGCCTGTTGGACCGGCTGGAGAATGTTTTCAACAGGGATCTGCCTCCGCATGGGTGCAACTGCGTCATGTGCGAGAGGTCTGATGAGGTCAACAGAGGACTTGGCTGGGGAGAGGTGCTCGAGCGTGTCAGTGGACGGGTTGAGCTACCGCCGTGGCCACCCTTTGACTTTTCGATGCTTGCGGGCAAGGCCGTGGAAGAATTGGCTGACGTCCCCCCTCGTCCGTCGTCGCCGGTAAAGATGGACCCCGACATTGCCGAGGAGTTCAGAGAGCATTACCTGCGCCAGACGCAACGGGTCAAGATGGCGGTTGATAAGTGGATGGTCAATTGCGAAAAGAcgcccgcccctcccccgaccgAAGTCGATGATGAGACCTTGAGTTTTGCGATTCTCACCAACCTAGAGACGGATGAAAGGCCCTACTTCAACGCCTTTCTTACTGGCTCTAGGGAGCTCCAGCCCGCGAACCGTGCGCCGACACCGGCGCGCAAGTCAAGAAATGATTTTGTTGTCAAGGCTGGCTTGTCTCTTCAGAGACTTTACCGTCTCCCGGTGGCCCCGCGTGACGCCGAGGCAGCGGTATACCTCGTCCGCAACCCAGGCTGCTGGCACGATCTCTTGGTGACCATTTCGGAAATCACCTCCTCGGAGTGGGAGATTCTGATCTCGGGACGATTTGATGGGTTCTTGTGGTCTggcgccgaggatgacggTATCCCCTTTGGCGAAGGCCCTTCTCGCCTAACGACACCGGCGAGCAACATGCCCTCCCGCCTGATGAGCCCCGGTGTTCGCGGCGGCATGTCGAGAACGACTACCCCGTtcggcggggttggcgggCCAATGTCAAGGAATGCCACTCCCTTTGGCGGCTTCTCCCGTGGCCCGACGCCAGCTTCCTTCATCAGCGGTGTTTCGGCTGCGTCGTCTTCTTATCCCTCCAACAGAGCATCCATCACTCATGACGAAGAAACCGAAATTGCGTGTCTAGCGGAACTGGAAAGGGAGATCTTCAACGGAATGGAAGCGCTCGAGGACGCATTCGAGAAGCTCCACGAGCAGGCTATGGGTGTCAGGGATGcgctgaggagaaggggcGCGGCGCTCAGCATGAGCTTGCAACAGCGACGGGGAGGtctggggatgagggggattgACGTCCTGCCGCTGTCCGGGTCGAGCGGGGTGTATGATCGGCCTGGGTGGGCGGATGACGAGAGCGTCGATGGGGCGGATAGCGAGTGGGGGGCTGATGAGATGAGCGAGCTGGCACCGGATGATTCGGCCAGTCAGATCAGCAGTAatcggatgaggaggccgaagaGGAGACGGGAGAGGGCTACGCCGGGGGTtatcgaggaggaggatgagcagTAG